The following proteins are encoded in a genomic region of Nicotiana sylvestris chromosome 4, ASM39365v2, whole genome shotgun sequence:
- the LOC104239050 gene encoding RAF-like serine/threonine-protein kinase PRAF, producing MVGTSINSHKLPLNKSTNIKFLSSYGGKILPRHPDGKLRYYGGYTRVLSVHRSISFAELMVKLREMCGAMSTLRCQLPTEDLDALVSITSDEDLVNLIEEYDRAATASPSSSLKIRAFLSPPKSTKKVVSSPSSTASSSSTTTNTTSSNCDANSPKSFCTTAAASPPTTVTSSWYRGQVNYNEMCVRQTMAKPQMVVPLMAV from the exons ATGGTTGGAACTTCCATCAACTCTCATAAACTACCCCTTAATAAGTCCACCAATATCAAATTCCTCTCCAGCTATGGTGGCAAGATTCTTCCCCGTCATCCTGACGGCAAACTCCGTTATTATGGCGGCTATACCCGTGTCCTTTCCGTTCATCGTTCCATTTCTTTTGCTG AGCTGATGGTGAAGCTAAGGGAGATGTGTGGAGCAATGAGTACTTTAAGGTGTCAATTGCCAACAGAAGATTTGGATGCACTTGTGTCAATCACCTCTGATGAAGATCTCGTCAATCTCATTGAAGAATATGATCGTGCTGCGACTGCATCACCATCGTCCTCCCTCAAGATCAGAGCTTTTCTTTCACCACCCAAATCCACAAAAAAAGTTGTCTCTTCTCCTTCTTCCACTGCTTCTTCATCATCTACAACCACCAACACTACTTCTAGTAATTGTGATGCGAACTCGCCTAAGTCATTTTGTACCACAGCTGCAGCTAGTCCTCCAACTACTGTAACTTCATCATGGTATCGTGGTCAAGTTAATTATAATGAGATGTGTGTCCGTCAGACGATGGCAAAGCCGCAGATGGTTGTTCCtctcatggcagtctaa